A section of the Microbacterium forte genome encodes:
- a CDS encoding flagellar biosynthetic protein FliO, protein MDDILVALRAIVALGAVLGLLLFLSRRLQKSQAKGVSPLAGLMPKKLAKLTELVPSRPAAATRPEKITVVARSGIGGKAQLVVAEFGGIRYVLGVTEHGINVVDTQEAPPLAEDVLAEDERPAVSEMPDDIVDRALRSVA, encoded by the coding sequence ATGGACGACATCCTCGTCGCGCTCCGAGCGATCGTGGCGCTGGGAGCGGTGCTCGGTCTGCTCCTCTTCCTGAGCCGTCGCCTGCAGAAGTCACAGGCGAAGGGAGTGAGCCCGCTGGCCGGGCTGATGCCGAAGAAGCTCGCCAAGCTGACCGAGCTCGTGCCGTCGCGTCCGGCGGCAGCCACGCGCCCGGAGAAGATCACCGTGGTGGCGCGGTCGGGCATCGGGGGCAAGGCGCAGCTCGTGGTCGCCGAGTTCGGCGGCATCCGCTACGTGCTCGGCGTGACCGAGCACGGGATCAACGTCGTCGACACCCAGGAGGCGCCTCCGCTCGCCGAGGATGTCCTCGCGGAGGACGAGCGCCCCGCTGTCTCCGAGATGCCCGACGACATCGTCGACCGCGCACTGCGCTCCGTCGCCTGA
- the fliP gene encoding flagellar type III secretion system pore protein FliP (The bacterial flagellar biogenesis protein FliP forms a type III secretion system (T3SS)-type pore required for flagellar assembly.) encodes MPVSAAVAASPSARAPRLPRRAWVLIGVAFGIAAVLVLLQTTGAHAAASLMPTETGDGDGVTINGINGTPSDSIMTLLGITVLSVAPALLLMMSSFTKIFVVLALTRNALSLPSIPPNQVLAGLSLFLTLFIMWPVLTDINAVAVAPFTDGQIDFGRAFELAQEPLREWMLTYTREEDIALMHRAAQMENPTDAASIPLQTLVPAFMISELRAAFLIGFIIFVPFLVIDLVVASALMSMGMMMLPPVMISLPFKILLFLLIDGWGMVITALVQSYNGGG; translated from the coding sequence GTGCCCGTATCCGCCGCAGTCGCCGCGTCGCCGTCTGCGCGCGCACCGCGACTGCCGCGGCGTGCCTGGGTGCTCATCGGCGTCGCGTTCGGCATCGCGGCGGTTCTGGTGCTCCTGCAGACCACCGGTGCGCACGCCGCCGCGTCGCTCATGCCGACGGAGACCGGTGATGGCGACGGCGTGACGATCAACGGCATCAACGGGACCCCGTCCGACAGCATCATGACGCTGCTCGGCATCACCGTTCTCAGCGTCGCTCCGGCCCTGCTGCTGATGATGTCGAGCTTCACCAAGATCTTCGTGGTGCTCGCCCTCACCCGCAATGCGCTCTCGCTGCCGTCGATCCCGCCGAACCAGGTGCTCGCGGGGCTGAGCCTCTTTCTGACGCTGTTCATCATGTGGCCGGTGCTCACCGACATCAATGCCGTCGCGGTCGCACCGTTCACCGATGGTCAGATCGACTTCGGCAGGGCGTTCGAGCTCGCCCAGGAGCCGCTGCGCGAGTGGATGCTCACCTACACCCGCGAAGAGGACATCGCGCTGATGCACCGGGCGGCGCAGATGGAGAACCCCACGGACGCCGCCAGCATCCCGCTGCAGACGCTCGTGCCGGCGTTCATGATCAGCGAGCTGCGCGCTGCCTTCCTGATCGGGTTCATCATCTTCGTCCCCTTCCTCGTGATCGATCTCGTCGTCGCCAGCGCACTGATGTCGATGGGCATGATGATGCTGCCTCCCGTCATGATCTCGCTGCCGTTCAAGATCCTCCTGTTCCTGCTCATCGACGGCTGGGGCATGGTCATCACGGCGCTCGTCCAGTCGTACAACGGGGGTGGCTGA
- the fliQ gene encoding flagellar biosynthesis protein FliQ, giving the protein MNPEAVIDIGQAALIVGAKLCAPLLITALVVGFAISLLQSITQVQEMTISFVPKLVAVGIALLVTGHWMIAEMIAFTNEMFARIPSLLNGG; this is encoded by the coding sequence ATGAACCCGGAGGCCGTCATCGACATCGGGCAGGCGGCGCTCATCGTGGGCGCGAAGCTCTGCGCGCCGCTGCTCATCACCGCGCTCGTGGTGGGATTCGCCATCTCGCTGCTGCAGTCCATCACTCAGGTGCAGGAGATGACGATCTCGTTCGTGCCGAAGCTCGTCGCCGTCGGCATCGCCCTGCTCGTGACGGGGCATTGGATGATCGCCGAGATGATCGCCTTCACGAACGAGATGTTCGCGCGGATCCCGTCGCTGCTGAACGGCGGCTGA
- a CDS encoding flagellar biosynthetic protein FliR: protein MNIPIDFTWLEATSLACVRITAFLVLAPPFSHGTIPMRIRAMLGVGLALAVSPVVTAGYERLDTGAFMLALAGQALTGALLGFLVMVLFSAIQGAGHLVDTFGGFQLAQAFDPGMAINGAQFTRLFQMTAIMLLFASDGYQLVLGGLFRSFDAVPVTGMIDLAKPAEALVGAAGQMMLSAVQIAGPLLIVLFLADVGLGLVSRVAPALNAFAMGFPIKIGLTLLLVGFVYAALPSVVAVIAEEAARLLLGVTR, encoded by the coding sequence ATGAACATCCCCATCGACTTCACGTGGCTCGAGGCGACCTCCCTCGCCTGCGTGCGGATCACCGCCTTCCTGGTGCTGGCGCCGCCGTTCAGCCACGGCACGATCCCGATGCGGATCCGCGCGATGCTCGGCGTGGGTCTCGCTCTCGCCGTATCGCCGGTGGTGACAGCAGGCTACGAACGTCTCGACACCGGAGCCTTCATGCTCGCCCTGGCCGGTCAGGCGCTGACGGGCGCGCTCCTCGGCTTTCTGGTGATGGTGCTCTTCAGCGCGATCCAGGGGGCGGGCCATCTCGTCGACACGTTCGGCGGGTTCCAGCTGGCGCAGGCGTTCGACCCCGGGATGGCGATCAACGGTGCGCAGTTCACGCGCCTGTTCCAGATGACCGCGATCATGCTGCTGTTCGCCTCGGACGGATACCAGCTCGTGCTCGGCGGCCTGTTCCGCTCGTTCGACGCCGTGCCCGTCACCGGCATGATCGATCTCGCCAAGCCGGCGGAGGCACTCGTGGGGGCGGCGGGGCAGATGATGCTCAGCGCCGTGCAGATCGCGGGCCCGCTGCTCATCGTGCTCTTCCTCGCAGACGTCGGTCTCGGACTGGTCAGTCGCGTCGCGCCGGCACTGAACGCGTTCGCCATGGGCTTCCCGATCAAGATCGGCCTCACGCTGCTGCTGGTCGGATTCGTCTACGCGGCGCTGCCCAGTGTCGTCGCAGTCATCGCCGAGGAGGCCGCGAGGCTGCTCCTGGGGGTGACGCGATGA